The Desmonostoc muscorum LEGE 12446 genome includes a region encoding these proteins:
- a CDS encoding HlyD family efflux transporter periplasmic adaptor subunit produces the protein MPDTILNGRVTNSVPEEIFQQEMLPSEISAKSTDDWSEITKESLDSFPQVWTRGLLYFLVIFVSIVLPWAMLSKVDETGTARGRTEPKEKTIKLDAAVAGTVAQIRVKEGDTVRAGQTLLVLESELVKADLQQAQDKLEGQLNRLAQLNASKNQIFVSLATQQQQNQSQQLEKQTQIDQARQNLDALRNAYELQKEEKLAQVNQAQKTLEHSRTSSKIVESSLISTQREVERYSKLKQEGVVPEINVVEKEDIAKEKQKLYEQSKSDIEQAKLTLAEQKSSYERSIRQTNADIEQARLRLKEQERSYETLTRSGQLAVLKIAEQQKSLETDITSLQSEIAQNKRQILSLRFQLGQREIRATTSGTLFHLPIEKAGSVVQPGTMVAEIASLNSPLIIRAQMATTESGSLRTGLPVKIKLDAYPFQDYGIVSGELIKISPTTTEIDTPNGKVAAYNLDISLKQNCIPSANKCIPLRPGDTATAEVIIRQRRIIDFLLDPFKKLQQGGVKL, from the coding sequence ATGCCAGATACTATATTGAATGGACGAGTGACTAACTCAGTACCAGAAGAAATATTTCAGCAGGAAATGTTACCTTCCGAAATATCAGCCAAATCAACTGATGATTGGTCTGAAATTACCAAGGAATCACTTGATAGCTTTCCCCAGGTTTGGACAAGAGGATTACTGTATTTTTTAGTGATATTTGTATCTATAGTTTTACCTTGGGCAATGCTATCTAAAGTTGATGAAACTGGTACAGCAAGAGGGCGAACTGAGCCTAAAGAAAAAACAATTAAGCTCGATGCTGCTGTGGCGGGAACTGTTGCCCAAATTCGAGTCAAAGAAGGTGATACAGTAAGGGCTGGACAGACTTTATTGGTATTAGAATCCGAACTCGTCAAAGCAGACTTGCAGCAGGCACAGGATAAATTAGAGGGACAATTAAATCGACTTGCTCAGTTAAATGCATCTAAAAATCAAATATTTGTATCTTTAGCAACTCAACAGCAACAAAATCAATCCCAACAATTAGAAAAGCAGACCCAAATCGATCAAGCACGCCAGAATTTGGATGCTTTGAGGAATGCCTATGAATTACAAAAAGAAGAAAAATTAGCTCAAGTTAATCAAGCACAGAAAACTCTTGAACATAGTCGGACTAGTAGTAAGATAGTCGAGAGTAGTTTGATAAGTACTCAGCGGGAAGTTGAACGCTATAGCAAGTTAAAACAAGAAGGAGTCGTTCCAGAAATTAATGTTGTTGAAAAGGAAGATATAGCTAAAGAAAAACAAAAACTATATGAACAGAGTAAGTCAGATATTGAACAAGCTAAATTAACTTTGGCAGAACAAAAGAGTAGTTACGAACGGAGTATTCGCCAAACTAATGCGGATATAGAACAGGCTAGATTACGGCTAAAAGAACAAGAAAGAAGTTATGAAACTTTGACTCGTTCTGGTCAGCTAGCCGTGCTAAAAATCGCCGAACAACAGAAAAGCTTGGAGACTGACATTACTTCATTACAATCAGAAATTGCTCAAAATAAAAGGCAAATTCTATCATTAAGATTTCAGTTAGGGCAACGAGAAATCAGAGCTACCACTAGTGGAACACTATTTCATCTACCGATTGAAAAAGCTGGTTCTGTTGTGCAACCGGGGACAATGGTAGCCGAAATTGCATCGCTAAATTCGCCTCTAATCATTCGGGCACAAATGGCAACCACAGAAAGTGGTTCTTTGCGGACAGGACTGCCAGTAAAAATTAAATTAGATGCTTATCCATTTCAAGATTATGGAATTGTATCAGGTGAGTTAATTAAAATTTCTCCTACTACCACAGAAATAGATACACCTAATGGAAAAGTGGCAGCTTATAACTTAGATATTTCCCTAAAACAGAATTGTATTCCCTCAGCAAACAAATGTATTCCCTTGCGTCCTGGGGATACAGCAACAGCTGAAGTGATTATACGCCAGCGGCGAATTATTGATTTTCTACTCGATCCCTTTAAGAAATTGCAGCAGGGAGGTGTGAAATTGTAA
- a CDS encoding peptidase domain-containing ABC transporter, translated as MVHHLANQLVSLQQLNNILGYSIPTEEYQRYLREFKESNPKVGKFWQATEAEAGIYIAIAGKVRLLDSADELIATLETGDSFGECTLFPDAKFPPYTARASVNLQLCFIPSGVLSSLMAKYPQIRENLWARALSLTPQQEESANSAVDAVESNTDYETDISSQPADLPHGKKISKAYFPNPTQQVGHLWQRVTRRYPFFAQQSASDCGAACLVMVSRYWGKRFSVNRLRDIANVDRNGASLRGLLVAAESLGFATRPVKAGLQQLAKQSLPAIVHWEGNHYIVVYEVTPKQVIVADPAIGQRTLSHAEFKANWTGYTLLLQPTAMLKETQDSSTPFWQFFELMRPHALVMVEVFIASVFIQIFGLVTPLFTQLILDRVVVQRSELTLTAVGIGLLMFNLFRVAMTGLRQYLLDHTANRIDLALIVGFIRHTLRLPLNFFESRYVGDIISRVQENRKIQRFLSGEALSILLDLLTVFIYVGLMFWYSWKMALLALLIIPPFALLALIATPFLQKISREIFNGTAKEGSYLIEALTGVRTVKATAVEQTVRWHWEELLNKEVKTNFAGQVISNRLQIFSNTIQALMTTALLWFGAYQVIHDQLTIGQLVAFNMLLGNIITPFQRLTVLWNQFQEVVIAIERINDVLDAEPEEDLHHQPRQNLPRLQGNIRFEKVTFRYHPESEMNILENLSFEVKPGQMVALVGRSGSGKTTISKLVLGLYPPTDGKILIDGQDITSISLSSLRQQVGVVDQDTFLFGGTIRDNISLGHPGAALEEVMQAAKLAGADEFIKKLPMGYETQIGEGGGLLSGGQRQRIAIARALLGNPELLVLDEATSHLDTESERIIQQNFNTILRGRTTLVIAHRLSTIRNADLILVLDRGVLIESGNHEELMAKRGHYFYLNQQQLQVAA; from the coding sequence ATGGTACACCATCTAGCGAATCAGTTGGTTTCTCTACAACAGCTTAACAATATCCTGGGGTATTCTATTCCAACAGAGGAATATCAACGATATCTTCGAGAATTTAAAGAAAGTAACCCCAAAGTCGGTAAATTTTGGCAAGCAACAGAAGCCGAAGCAGGTATATATATTGCGATCGCTGGCAAGGTAAGATTGCTCGATAGTGCCGATGAATTAATCGCTACTTTAGAAACCGGAGACTCATTTGGGGAATGTACCTTGTTCCCAGATGCAAAATTTCCGCCCTACACTGCTAGGGCTTCGGTAAATCTGCAACTATGCTTTATTCCCAGTGGGGTGTTGTCGTCATTAATGGCTAAATATCCTCAAATTCGGGAAAATTTGTGGGCTAGGGCACTATCCCTCACACCCCAACAAGAGGAATCTGCTAACTCTGCTGTGGACGCAGTTGAGTCAAATACGGATTATGAAACAGACATTTCGTCACAGCCAGCCGATTTACCCCACGGGAAGAAGATTAGCAAAGCCTATTTTCCCAATCCCACTCAGCAAGTAGGGCATTTATGGCAGCGAGTGACGCGGCGTTATCCGTTTTTTGCCCAACAGAGTGCATCTGACTGCGGTGCAGCTTGTTTGGTGATGGTGTCTCGCTATTGGGGAAAACGCTTTAGCGTCAATCGCTTACGAGATATTGCCAACGTAGACCGTAATGGTGCATCTTTGCGGGGATTATTAGTAGCAGCCGAAAGTCTCGGCTTTGCCACAAGACCTGTAAAAGCTGGACTTCAGCAATTAGCGAAGCAAAGCTTACCTGCCATTGTGCATTGGGAAGGCAACCATTACATCGTTGTCTACGAAGTTACCCCTAAACAGGTGATTGTAGCCGATCCGGCGATCGGTCAACGCACCCTCAGCCACGCTGAATTTAAAGCTAATTGGACTGGTTACACATTGCTGCTGCAACCGACAGCGATGTTGAAAGAGACTCAAGACAGTTCTACACCCTTTTGGCAGTTCTTTGAGTTGATGAGGCCTCACGCTTTAGTGATGGTGGAGGTGTTTATTGCTTCGGTATTTATCCAGATATTTGGACTTGTAACTCCCTTATTCACCCAGTTAATTTTAGATCGGGTAGTGGTGCAGCGATCGGAACTCACCTTAACAGCCGTAGGCATAGGGTTGCTAATGTTTAACCTGTTCCGGGTAGCCATGACAGGGTTGCGCCAATATCTCCTAGATCACACAGCCAATCGCATAGACTTGGCACTAATTGTAGGGTTTATTCGCCATACCCTACGACTACCCTTGAATTTCTTCGAGTCCCGTTACGTCGGCGATATTATCTCTCGCGTCCAAGAAAACCGTAAAATTCAACGCTTTCTTTCTGGTGAAGCATTATCAATCCTCTTAGATTTACTCACCGTCTTTATCTATGTCGGATTAATGTTTTGGTACAGTTGGAAAATGGCGTTGCTGGCATTGTTAATAATTCCGCCTTTTGCCTTACTAGCATTGATTGCCACACCTTTTTTACAAAAAATTTCCAGAGAAATATTTAATGGTACCGCCAAAGAAGGTAGTTACTTAATTGAAGCCCTAACTGGTGTGCGGACAGTGAAAGCTACGGCGGTAGAACAAACAGTACGTTGGCATTGGGAAGAGTTATTAAATAAAGAAGTAAAAACTAATTTTGCTGGACAAGTTATTAGCAATAGGCTGCAAATCTTCAGTAACACAATTCAAGCGCTGATGACTACTGCTTTGCTGTGGTTCGGGGCTTACCAAGTTATTCACGACCAATTAACCATTGGACAACTAGTAGCATTTAATATGCTATTGGGTAATATTATTACGCCCTTTCAACGCTTAACTGTATTGTGGAATCAGTTTCAAGAAGTCGTCATTGCTATAGAACGTATTAATGATGTATTAGATGCAGAACCAGAAGAAGATTTACATCACCAGCCACGGCAAAATTTACCCAGACTTCAAGGAAATATTCGCTTTGAAAAAGTGACCTTTCGCTATCACCCAGAAAGCGAGATGAATATTTTAGAGAATCTCAGCTTTGAAGTAAAACCGGGGCAAATGGTGGCACTGGTGGGGCGTAGTGGTTCTGGAAAAACTACCATTTCTAAATTAGTTTTAGGATTGTATCCTCCCACAGATGGCAAAATTTTGATTGATGGACAAGATATTACTAGCATTTCCTTGAGTTCCTTACGCCAACAAGTTGGGGTAGTCGATCAAGATACCTTTTTATTCGGCGGCACAATTCGAGACAATATTAGCTTAGGGCATCCTGGGGCAGCTTTAGAAGAAGTGATGCAGGCAGCAAAATTAGCGGGTGCTGATGAATTTATTAAAAAATTACCAATGGGGTATGAAACCCAAATTGGTGAAGGCGGGGGATTGTTATCTGGCGGACAAAGACAGAGAATAGCGATCGCCAGGGCTTTATTAGGTAATCCTGAGTTATTGGTTTTAGATGAGGCAACTTCCCATCTAGATACAGAATCAGAGAGAATTATCCAGCAGAACTTCAACACAATTCTTAGGGGAAGAACCACATTAGTAATCGCCCATCGTCTTTCAACGATCCGAAATGCCGATTTGATATTGGTACTAGATAGAGGTGTGTTAATTGAGAGTGGAAATCATGAAGAATTGATGGCAAAACGGGGACATTATTTCTATCTTAATCAACAGCAATTACAGGTGGCAGCGTAA
- a CDS encoding helix-turn-helix domain-containing protein, with product MSDCETKIPTKYTNGTTSKYLTSFQRKLLLVNLQKSLPESYRQRIEIMLLADEGKTQTQICQILGCCPATARHWTHIARTGMAHQWQDCPIGRPKAVNDEYLERLKELINSSPRDHGYSFRRWTANWLGKHLAKEFGIEVSDRHLKRLLKQMGLSTRPKANNPQANNIEQATSSKILISDLKSANIRENSELLTINF from the coding sequence ATGTCTGACTGTGAAACTAAAATTCCAACAAAATATACAAATGGGACTACTAGTAAGTATTTAACATCATTTCAGCGTAAACTACTGCTAGTAAATTTACAGAAAAGTTTACCAGAGTCTTACCGACAGCGCATTGAAATCATGTTGTTGGCAGATGAGGGAAAAACTCAAACCCAGATTTGTCAAATTTTGGGATGTTGTCCAGCAACAGCAAGGCATTGGACGCACATAGCCCGGACGGGGATGGCGCATCAATGGCAAGATTGCCCCATTGGTCGCCCGAAGGCAGTCAATGACGAGTATTTAGAACGTTTGAAAGAATTGATTAATAGTAGTCCCCGCGATCATGGCTATTCTTTTCGGCGGTGGACAGCAAATTGGTTAGGGAAACATTTGGCAAAAGAATTTGGGATTGAAGTAAGCGATCGCCATCTCAAGCGACTACTCAAACAGATGGGATTATCCACACGACCGAAAGCTAACAATCCTCAAGCAAATAACATCGAACAGGCTACGAGTTCCAAAATCTTGATTAGTGACCTGAAATCGGCAAATATCCGGGAAAATTCCGAACTTTTAACTATTAACTTTTAA